The proteins below are encoded in one region of Sedimentibacter sp. zth1:
- a CDS encoding methylated-DNA--[protein]-cysteine S-methyltransferase, producing MDEKYTYFNSPVGLIKIVYFKDYITSITIVDNYENLVIEDSKLSDEVVKQLTEYFNGQRKVFNVPLMLNGTEFQKKVWRELLNIPYGETRSYKDIAIAIGNSKSYRAVGMANNKNPISIIVPUHRVIGSDGSLVGYASGLNIKKYLLEIEK from the coding sequence ATGGATGAGAAATATACTTACTTTAATTCGCCAGTTGGGTTAATTAAAATAGTTTATTTTAAAGATTACATAACATCAATAACTATTGTAGATAATTATGAAAATTTAGTAATTGAAGATTCAAAATTATCCGATGAAGTAGTTAAGCAATTAACGGAATATTTTAATGGACAAAGAAAAGTATTTAATGTTCCATTGATGTTAAATGGCACAGAATTTCAAAAAAAAGTATGGAGAGAATTATTAAATATACCTTATGGAGAAACGAGAAGTTATAAAGATATAGCTATTGCTATAGGAAATTCAAAATCATACAGAGCTGTAGGAATGGCAAATAACAAAAATCCAATATCAATAATAGTACCATGACACAGAGTTATAGGTTCCGATGGTTCATTGGTTGGTTATGCAAGTGGTTTAAATATTAAAAAATATCTACTGGAAATAGAAAAATAA
- a CDS encoding S66 peptidase family protein, with translation MILAPKLKKGDTIAVFSPSSPATATVKKRYSRGKQFLESQGFNFFEGYLTGKQDFYRSGSILERATELNELIYNPNVKCIMAAIGGMNSNSILPYVDYQALKENPKIIIGYSDVTALLLAIYAKTDLVTYYGPAVVASFGEFPPFVNETFQYFSNVTMGKSHVPYIMPTPECWTDEFLDWKTQDRGKTPNKNTLITLNEGKAKGRIIGGNLNTMQGIWNTEYMPEIKCGDILFIEDSLKDIATIERSFSLLKLSGVFDKIGGLILGKHELFDDLKTNRKPYDVLKEVMGNVDFPVLAEFDCCHTHPMLTMPIGCEVELDATNKCVTVLDDFVSI, from the coding sequence ATGATTTTAGCACCAAAATTAAAAAAGGGAGATACTATTGCTGTATTTTCTCCATCTTCACCCGCAACTGCAACCGTAAAAAAACGCTATTCACGAGGAAAACAATTTTTGGAAAGTCAAGGTTTTAATTTTTTTGAGGGATATCTTACCGGAAAACAAGATTTTTATCGCTCTGGAAGTATTTTGGAGCGTGCTACTGAATTGAATGAACTTATATATAATCCAAATGTAAAATGTATTATGGCAGCTATTGGAGGAATGAATTCTAATTCAATTTTACCTTATGTAGATTATCAAGCATTAAAAGAAAATCCTAAAATAATAATTGGTTATTCAGATGTTACTGCATTACTATTGGCGATTTATGCTAAAACAGACTTAGTTACTTATTATGGACCTGCTGTTGTTGCATCTTTTGGAGAATTTCCACCATTTGTAAATGAAACATTTCAGTATTTTTCAAATGTTACAATGGGAAAATCGCATGTACCATATATTATGCCTACACCTGAGTGCTGGACTGACGAATTTTTAGATTGGAAAACTCAAGATAGAGGAAAAACTCCAAATAAAAACACTTTAATAACCTTAAATGAAGGCAAAGCAAAAGGAAGAATAATTGGTGGTAATCTAAACACTATGCAAGGAATTTGGAATACAGAATACATGCCAGAAATAAAATGCGGAGATATATTGTTTATTGAAGATTCTCTAAAAGATATAGCAACTATTGAACGCAGTTTTTCATTGTTAAAACTTAGCGGTGTTTTTGATAAAATCGGAGGTTTGATATTGGGAAAGCACGAATTATTTGATGATTTAAAAACAAATAGGAAACCATATGATGTGTTAAAAGAAGTAATGGGAAATGTAGATTTTCCTGTGCTTGCTGAATTTGATTGTTGTCACACGCATCCAATGTTGACCATGCCAATTGGATGTGAAGTAGAATTGGATGCAACAAATAAATGTGTAACGGTATTAGATGATTTTGTTAGTATATAA
- a CDS encoding GNAT family N-acetyltransferase, with amino-acid sequence MNNEIIITERLIIRELTIGDLIDFYKLENDPQVRKYIPNMYRSTFNECRDNLRKHINKYSYNSGLHTWGVVLEENKEFIGITGYRYLKDLNAVEIGIRLLPDYWSKGYATESGKALLTYGFTELGLKEIIAMALPENKKSMKSLENIGMEFEGYGYFRGSLVAYFKKERYNFIC; translated from the coding sequence ATGAATAATGAAATTATAATAACAGAAAGGCTTATAATTAGAGAGTTAACTATAGGTGATTTAATAGATTTTTATAAATTAGAAAATGATCCTCAGGTTAGAAAATATATACCAAATATGTATAGGTCAACTTTTAATGAGTGCAGAGATAACCTAAGAAAGCATATAAATAAATATAGTTATAATAGTGGACTTCACACATGGGGTGTGGTTTTAGAAGAAAATAAAGAATTTATTGGTATTACAGGGTATAGGTATTTGAAAGATTTAAACGCAGTAGAAATAGGGATTAGATTGTTGCCTGATTATTGGAGTAAGGGTTATGCAACTGAAAGTGGTAAAGCATTATTAACGTATGGATTTACAGAATTAGGGTTAAAAGAAATTATTGCTATGGCTCTCCCAGAAAATAAAAAATCAATGAAGTCGTTAGAAAATATAGGTATGGAATTTGAAGGATATGGATATTTCAGAGGTTCCTTAGTAGCCTACTTTAAAAAAGAAAGATATAATTTTATTTGTTAA
- a CDS encoding class I SAM-dependent methyltransferase, producing MSNYWSNYIQTSEELYNNRSLRFNDNNKEMWLNAIGVRNQQNILEVGCGGGVFCHRINSYVGDVHITGIDCDEQHIQYAKDKNLELGLNCKFIVGDATNMPFEDNSFDLCFSHTVAEHVPHKLFFDEQYRILRNNGRIVVLSVRPKLQIRYDNLLNISKEEKLLCEKAFKNTDDIFEKFDIGKFEVDEHEYPKELEKAGFRNINVDLLNIMSYAPDNYNTSPITAINQINDNRLEALSGVYKVLNLSPNSLTIEEKDRLIELINIRFDKRIEQYKNNEKIWDFKTTAVLVISGYK from the coding sequence ATGAGTAATTACTGGTCAAATTATATTCAGACTTCTGAAGAGCTGTACAATAACAGAAGTCTTAGATTTAATGACAATAATAAAGAAATGTGGTTAAATGCAATTGGCGTAAGAAACCAACAGAATATATTGGAAGTTGGATGTGGAGGAGGAGTATTCTGTCATAGGATTAATTCATATGTAGGTGATGTACATATTACAGGTATTGATTGTGATGAACAGCATATTCAATATGCAAAGGATAAAAATTTGGAATTAGGCTTGAATTGTAAATTTATTGTTGGAGATGCTACAAACATGCCATTTGAAGATAATTCATTTGACTTGTGTTTTTCACATACAGTTGCAGAACACGTACCTCATAAACTATTTTTCGACGAGCAATATAGAATATTACGAAATAATGGAAGAATAGTAGTGCTTTCAGTTAGACCAAAACTTCAAATTAGGTATGACAATTTATTAAATATTAGCAAAGAAGAAAAATTATTATGTGAAAAGGCATTTAAAAATACAGATGATATATTTGAAAAATTTGATATTGGCAAATTTGAAGTGGATGAGCATGAGTATCCTAAAGAATTAGAAAAAGCAGGATTTAGAAATATCAATGTAGATTTATTAAATATTATGAGCTATGCACCGGATAATTACAATACATCTCCAATAACAGCAATTAATCAAATAAACGATAATAGATTAGAAGCCTTGTCAGGTGTGTATAAAGTACTTAATCTGTCTCCAAATTCCTTGACAATAGAGGAAAAAGATAGACTTATAGAACTAATTAATATTAGATTTGATAAGAGAATTGAGCAATATAAAAACAATGAAAAAATCTGGGATTTTAAAACAACAGCAGTTTTAGTTATTAGTGGATATAAATAA